A section of the Oncorhynchus keta strain PuntledgeMale-10-30-2019 chromosome 15, Oket_V2, whole genome shotgun sequence genome encodes:
- the thoc1 gene encoding THO complex subunit 1 has protein sequence MSPPILFNFNDAKDTFTAATRSALDNKTSKPLINAFNQITGNETEKKTTLDQALRQVLEEQIVEKKALVDDFLSLIYLSIDGVTEGICSATTPFLLLGDILDCLPLDQCDKIFSFVEENVSTWKSNSFYTAGKNYLLRMCNDLLRRLSKSQNTVFCGRIQLFLARLFPLSEKSGLNLQSQFNLDNITVFNKNEQESTLGQRPTEEKEDGMEVEEGEMGDEEPGAPAPCSIPIDYNLYRKFWTLQDYFRNPVQCYEKFSWITFLKYSDETLAVFKSFKLDDMQASKRKLEELRTAGGDHVYFAKFLTSEKLMDLQLSDSNFRRHILLQYLVLFQYLKGQVKFKSSSCVLNDDQCLWMEETTKLVYQLLKEIPPDGDKFATMVEHVLNTEDNWNSWKNEGCPSFVKDRPVDDKPKRPTRKRQAPEDFLGKGPDRKVFMGNDELTRLWNLNHDNMAACQSESREFMPSLEDFFEEAIEQADPANMVENEYKVVHNSNYGWRALRLLSRRSPHFFQPTNQQFKSLADYLESMVIKLAKELPKDLPSEEIKTGEEDDEDNSDTLLKESNDSPSMQNKLVSNQQMDEIASKLGAQWKNLAGQLEIKAAEIREIETDSEDVDMQAKLLLVAWQDREGTQATVESLVTALNAAGFPKIADILNET, from the exons GTGGAAAAGAAAGCACTTGTCGATGACTTCCTGTCTCTCATCTATCTCAGCATTGATGGAGTCACTGAAG GTATCTGCTCCGCCACTACTCCTTTCCTACTTTTGGGAGATATTCTGGACTGTCTACCTCTTGACCAGTGTGATAAGATCTTCTCCTTTGTTGAAGAGAATGTCTCCACCTGGAAGTCT AACTCCTTCTACACTGCTGGGAAGAACTACCTGTTAAGGATGTGTAATG ATCTTTTGAGGAGGTTGTCCAAGTCTCAGAACACAGTCTTCTGTGGGCGGATCCAGCTGTTCCTGGCTCGTCTCTTCCCCCTGTCGGAGAAATCAG GTCTGAACTTGCAGAGCCAGTTTAATCTCGACAACATCACAGTGTTCAACAAAAACGAGCAGGAAAGCACTCTCGGTCAAAGG CCCACAGAGGAAAAAGAGGAtgggatggaggtggaggagggggagatgggagacGAGGAACCTGGTGCACCTGCACCTTG TTCCATCCCCATCGACTACAACCTATACAGGAAGTTCTGGACCCTGCAGGACTACTTTAGAAACCCTGTTCAGTGTTACGAAAAGTTCTCCTGGATTACTTTCCTCAAG TATTCAGATGAGACGTTGGCGGTGTTTAAGAGCTTCAAGCTGGACGACATGCAGGCTTCAAAGAGGAAGCTGGAGGAGCTGAGGACAGCGGGAGGAGACCACGTCTACTTCGCCAAGTTCCTCACCAGCGAGAAG CTAATGGACCTGCAGCTCAGTGACAGTAACTTCCGACGACACATCCTCCTGCAGTACCTTGTCCTGTTCCAGTACCTCAAGGGACAGGTCAAGTTCAAAAG CTCCAGTTGTGTCCTGAATGATGACCAGTGTTTGTGGATGGAGGAGACCACCAAACTGGTGTACCAG CTTCTCAAAGAGATCCCACCTGATGGAGACAAGTTTGCCACCATGGTCGAG CATGTCTTAAACACAGAGGACAACTGGAACTCGTGGAAAAATGAGGGATGTCCGAGCTTTGTGAAGGACCG ACCAGTAGATGACAAACCCAAGAGACCCACGAGGAAAAGACAAGCTCCAGAAGATTTCCTGGGTAAAGGCCCTGACAGGAAGGTCTTCATGGGGAA TGATGAACTCACGAGACTTTGGAATCTGAACCACGACAATATGGCGGCTTGTCAGTCCGAGAGCAG GGAGTTTATGCCTTCTCTGGAGGATTTCTTTGAAGAGGCCATTGAACAGGCAGACCCAGCCAACATGGTGGAAAATGAATACAA GGTGGTTCATAACTCTAACTATGGATGGCGAGCCCTGCGTCTGCTGTCCAGGAGGAGTCCTCACTTCTTCCAGCCTACCAACCAGCAGTTCAAGAGCCTGGCCGACTACCTAGAGAGCATGGTCATCAAACTGGCCAAGGAGCTGCCG AAGGACCTTCCGTCTGAGGAGATAAAGACCGGGGAGGAAGACGATGAAGACAACAGTGACACCCTACTCAAGGAGAGCAACGACA GTCCGAGCATGCAGAACAAGCTGGTGTCCAACCAGCAGATGGATGAGATAGCATCCAAGCTGGGTGCCCAGTGGAAGAACCTGGCTGGCCAGCTGGAGATAAAGGCTGCAGAGATCCGGGAGATTGAGACAGACAGCGAGGATGTGGACATGCAGGCCAAGCTGCTGCTGGTGGCCTGGCAGGACCGCGAGGGGACACAGGCCACCGTTGAGAGCCTGGTTACAGCCCTCAATGCTGCTGGCTTCCCCAAGATCGCAGACATCCTCAATGAGACATAG